A stretch of the Maridesulfovibrio bastinii DSM 16055 genome encodes the following:
- a CDS encoding DUF6976 family protein: MQQELLTIDKVKDLISAGETLLLAGEESLLEKLPKGKWIGGTIPYFISSDKGGLVAKDKIFVTNISMITASTEIKIYTKDSLGEVYSDAGDRGFSFIIIPASSEAHISFALNAPNYKDFGSQPLIGWISGVHLDELGKVAPKTFDGNTGGSYENEAVVMHVTLKEGKTVDVGIINSFQQGDGDTLTFDTDGFSNNEVMVNGVKEKFAAYMEENNFDTKFPLVADYCGAMINTSFQQVDDDGVVHFYAPVFKDVQYKHAKQTGDYAAAFNNQLLENNISGVNIAFSCNCILNYLFSGLEGQKTDPFVGPITFGEIAYQLLNQTLVYLTVIDS, encoded by the coding sequence ATGCAACAGGAATTACTGACTATTGATAAAGTTAAAGACCTGATCTCAGCTGGCGAAACACTTCTTCTCGCCGGAGAAGAGAGCCTTCTTGAAAAGCTTCCCAAGGGAAAATGGATAGGCGGCACAATACCCTACTTTATTTCATCGGATAAAGGCGGACTGGTTGCCAAAGATAAAATTTTCGTAACTAATATTTCAATGATAACAGCTTCCACGGAAATAAAAATTTACACCAAGGACAGCCTTGGTGAAGTTTACTCCGATGCCGGAGACCGAGGATTCAGTTTCATCATTATCCCAGCTTCCAGCGAAGCACATATCTCTTTTGCCCTGAACGCACCTAATTATAAAGATTTTGGTTCGCAACCGCTCATTGGATGGATTTCCGGAGTTCATCTTGACGAACTCGGTAAAGTAGCTCCCAAAACTTTCGACGGGAATACTGGTGGCAGTTATGAAAATGAAGCAGTAGTAATGCATGTTACCCTGAAAGAAGGAAAAACTGTTGATGTCGGTATTATTAACAGCTTCCAGCAGGGAGACGGCGATACTTTAACCTTTGATACTGACGGATTCTCCAACAATGAAGTAATGGTCAACGGTGTTAAAGAAAAATTTGCAGCCTATATGGAAGAAAATAATTTTGATACGAAATTCCCGCTTGTTGCAGACTATTGCGGAGCTATGATCAATACCAGCTTCCAACAGGTTGACGATGATGGCGTAGTCCATTTCTACGCTCCGGTTTTTAAAGATGTTCAATATAAACATGCAAAACAGACAGGCGACTATGCCGCAGCATTCAACAATCAGTTGCTCGAAAATAATATATCAGGAGTAAATATTGCTTTTTCATGCAACTGCATACTTAACTATCTGTTCTCAGGGCTGGAAGGACAAAAGACAGACCCCTTTGTGGGACCGATAACTTTCGGTGAGATAGCATACCAGCTGCTGAACCAGACACTGGTTTATCTCACCGTTATAGATTCATAA
- a CDS encoding hydantoinase B/oxoprolinase family protein, whose protein sequence is MKANPILLEVFKNRFAAISEEMGVTLTRTAFSSNIKERRDLSCAVFNNKGEMIAQAAHIPVHLGSMPLSVKSAIESCRMNNGDMVMLNDPFKGGTHLPDITIVAPVFCDGLEAPSFYVANRAHHSDVGGMASGSMPLSTSLFQEGIIIPPVKIMENGEIVRSLMELIFNNVRTPVEREGDFKAQIMANITGVKRLGELVTKYGFKAVDFYAGSLKKYAESITRKMIERIPDGTYKFTDYMDGDGVDCENVAVSVAINIDGDRAELDFSESGDQVSGSVNAVRSITLSAVLYVFRSLIDADIPTNAGILEPITVITRKGSILDAEFPAAVAGGNVETSQRVVDVVLGALSKALPHKIPAASQGTMNNMTIGGVDERTGKPFAYYETLAGGMGAGASGPGEHATHSHMTNTLNTPVEALEYSYPFRVKKYCVRENTGGAGRFLGGNGLVREIELLSDCEITVLSERRVNAPYGLQGGKPGICGRNILIRDGIELEKPGKFHSRLKKGDIVSIETPGGGGWGKPDS, encoded by the coding sequence ATGAAAGCTAATCCGATTCTTCTTGAAGTTTTTAAAAACAGGTTTGCAGCTATTTCTGAAGAAATGGGGGTGACCCTTACCCGCACGGCTTTTTCATCAAACATAAAGGAAAGGCGTGATCTTTCCTGCGCTGTCTTCAATAATAAAGGTGAAATGATCGCTCAGGCGGCCCATATACCTGTGCATCTCGGCTCCATGCCGCTTTCCGTCAAGAGTGCAATAGAGAGCTGCCGGATGAATAATGGTGATATGGTTATGCTTAATGATCCCTTCAAAGGCGGAACCCATTTGCCGGATATAACTATTGTCGCTCCTGTTTTTTGTGACGGTCTTGAAGCTCCGTCTTTTTATGTTGCCAACAGAGCTCACCATTCCGATGTCGGTGGGATGGCTTCAGGCTCCATGCCGCTTTCAACCTCTTTATTTCAGGAAGGCATCATCATACCCCCTGTTAAAATAATGGAGAACGGGGAAATTGTCAGAAGTCTGATGGAGCTTATTTTTAATAATGTGAGAACTCCGGTTGAACGCGAAGGTGATTTTAAGGCTCAGATAATGGCAAATATCACCGGGGTTAAGAGGCTTGGTGAACTTGTAACCAAATATGGATTTAAAGCAGTTGATTTTTATGCCGGCAGCCTTAAGAAATATGCTGAATCAATAACCCGCAAAATGATTGAACGCATTCCTGATGGTACTTACAAATTTACGGATTATATGGACGGTGACGGCGTTGATTGTGAGAATGTTGCTGTCTCCGTGGCCATTAATATTGACGGTGACCGTGCTGAACTTGATTTCAGTGAATCAGGGGATCAGGTCTCCGGCAGTGTTAATGCCGTAAGGTCCATAACATTATCAGCCGTTCTTTATGTTTTTCGATCTCTAATTGATGCGGATATCCCTACAAATGCAGGTATCCTTGAGCCTATCACTGTTATCACCAGAAAAGGTTCCATTCTTGATGCTGAATTCCCAGCAGCTGTGGCAGGCGGAAATGTTGAAACTTCCCAGCGTGTGGTCGACGTCGTTCTCGGAGCTTTGTCCAAAGCTCTTCCCCATAAGATTCCTGCAGCAAGTCAGGGAACTATGAATAATATGACCATTGGCGGAGTGGACGAGCGAACCGGTAAACCTTTTGCCTATTATGAAACCCTTGCCGGAGGTATGGGCGCAGGAGCTTCCGGTCCCGGTGAACATGCCACGCATTCACACATGACGAACACTTTGAATACTCCTGTTGAAGCTCTTGAATACAGTTATCCTTTTAGAGTTAAAAAATATTGTGTGCGTGAAAACACCGGTGGTGCCGGAAGGTTTCTAGGTGGTAATGGGCTGGTAAGAGAAATTGAATTGTTGTCTGACTGTGAAATTACAGTCCTTTCAGAACGTAGAGTGAATGCCCCTTATGGATTGCAGGGAGGTAAACCGGGAATCTGCGGTAGAAATATTCTTATCCGTGATGGAATAGAGCTAGAAAAACCGGGTAAGTTTCATTCCAGATTAAAAAAGGGCGATATTGTCAGCATCGAAACTCCCGGTGGTGGCGGATGGGGCAAACCGGATAGTTAG
- a CDS encoding hydantoinase/oxoprolinase family protein, whose amino-acid sequence MLIVGVDTGGTFTDFIFKDGDKWEVHKRLSTPDDPSRAVLAGIKHIAGDRDIQVVHGSTVATNAILERKGAKTALITNKGFEDIIQIGRQNRYELYNLSFSKKESLIPHELRFGVPGRVDSNGDIIEDFSEADVRKVFELIKDAEVESIAVCLLFSYLNPEHENMIRKLQTECEAPISLSHEILAEFREFERTSTTVINSYVSPKMSGYLNRLRKKSASNTLRIMQSNGGSISVETAMKESVRTILSGPAGGAVGAEAIGRIAGYNRLITFDMGGTSSDVALIDGSLPLTLETKIDDYPVKVPMIDIHTVGAGGGSIARIDEGGSLNVGPESAGADPGPVCYGKGREITVTDANLYLGRLIPEYFLGGEMQLDTAAMNNALEAMAQKAGLDPVELAEGILDIANANMERAIRVISVERGYDPREFCMFSFGGAGGMHCAFLAKLLSIPELFIPKNPGILSAVGMVMADVIKDYSLTVMCEQKNTSAEDIENKFAPLESQGRAELEAEGFSSESIIIERFLDMRYQGQSFEIIVPFEGDWLEEFANLHKQNYGYKNEDKTVEIVNIRLRAKGVPAKPEFSESTHFTVEIPEEAELGLTETVFDSHKLKTRIFDREKLLPGNRVEGPAIIVEYSSTLVIPPFARGRVDAYGNLIFDIL is encoded by the coding sequence GTGCTGATAGTTGGAGTTGATACCGGTGGAACTTTTACGGATTTTATTTTTAAGGACGGTGATAAATGGGAAGTCCACAAAAGGCTTTCCACTCCTGATGATCCTTCCAGAGCGGTTCTTGCCGGGATTAAACATATTGCCGGAGATAGGGATATTCAGGTTGTTCATGGATCGACAGTTGCCACAAATGCCATTCTTGAACGTAAGGGAGCTAAAACCGCTCTGATTACAAACAAGGGCTTTGAAGATATTATTCAGATCGGCCGTCAGAACCGCTATGAACTATACAATCTTTCATTCTCTAAAAAAGAGTCTCTTATTCCGCATGAATTGAGGTTTGGAGTTCCGGGCAGGGTTGATTCAAACGGTGATATTATTGAGGATTTTTCTGAAGCTGATGTAAGAAAAGTTTTTGAACTGATTAAAGATGCGGAAGTTGAATCCATAGCAGTCTGTTTACTGTTTTCCTATTTGAATCCTGAGCATGAAAATATGATCCGCAAATTGCAGACGGAATGTGAGGCTCCTATATCTCTTTCCCATGAAATTCTGGCTGAGTTCAGGGAATTTGAGCGCACTTCCACAACTGTCATCAACTCTTATGTCTCTCCAAAAATGTCGGGCTATCTTAACAGGCTTCGTAAAAAATCAGCTAGCAATACTTTACGCATAATGCAGAGTAACGGTGGATCCATTTCTGTTGAAACTGCTATGAAAGAATCGGTGCGTACTATTTTATCCGGTCCGGCAGGGGGTGCTGTCGGAGCGGAAGCTATCGGCAGAATTGCTGGCTATAACAGGTTGATAACTTTTGATATGGGCGGAACTTCCTCTGATGTTGCCTTGATTGATGGCTCACTGCCACTGACTCTAGAAACTAAAATTGACGACTACCCCGTAAAAGTACCGATGATCGACATCCATACTGTTGGTGCTGGTGGCGGGTCCATAGCCCGTATTGATGAAGGCGGATCGCTTAATGTCGGGCCCGAAAGTGCCGGAGCTGATCCCGGACCGGTCTGTTATGGCAAAGGTCGGGAAATTACCGTTACCGATGCCAATCTTTATCTTGGAAGGCTGATCCCCGAATATTTTCTTGGTGGAGAGATGCAGCTTGATACAGCTGCGATGAATAATGCTCTTGAAGCCATGGCTCAAAAAGCTGGTCTTGATCCTGTTGAACTGGCCGAAGGGATACTTGATATTGCCAATGCCAATATGGAGAGAGCCATCAGGGTTATTTCAGTTGAGCGGGGTTATGATCCGCGGGAGTTCTGCATGTTTTCCTTTGGCGGGGCAGGCGGCATGCACTGTGCTTTTCTGGCTAAGCTTTTATCGATCCCGGAATTATTTATTCCAAAGAATCCGGGAATTCTTTCCGCCGTAGGAATGGTAATGGCTGACGTGATCAAGGATTATTCGCTGACCGTTATGTGTGAGCAGAAAAATACATCTGCTGAGGATATTGAAAATAAATTTGCACCGCTTGAGTCTCAAGGCCGGGCCGAACTTGAAGCGGAGGGGTTTTCTTCAGAAAGTATCATCATAGAGCGTTTTCTGGATATGCGGTATCAGGGTCAGTCTTTTGAAATCATTGTGCCATTTGAGGGTGACTGGCTTGAGGAATTCGCCAACCTGCATAAACAGAATTACGGCTATAAAAACGAAGATAAGACAGTTGAGATTGTTAATATAAGGCTGCGGGCCAAGGGTGTTCCGGCCAAACCTGAATTTTCTGAATCAACACATTTTACTGTTGAAATTCCTGAAGAAGCTGAACTTGGTCTTACTGAGACTGTTTTTGATTCACATAAGCTTAAAACCAGAATATTTGATCGTGAAAAACTGTTACCGGGTAACAGGGTTGAGGGTCCGGCAATAATAGTCGAGTACAGTTCCACTCTGGTTATTCCTCCATTCGCCCGCGGCAGGGTGGATGCTTACGGTAATCTTATTTTTGATATTTTATAG
- a CDS encoding FG-GAP repeat protein, with translation MFFIAPYKLKSPQLLILLLIILLAATNSFAAISKATNEKNRLDKTTSTKIFNHLRQNLCNFKKNANGKIYSSTIDGDLVFESNSASAVLKNGKSWFGLNLSGYGRDTQISQTIAPRITSSGTTLNKTYKNITEWYKNKGTNIEHGLVLNKKPCGNGNLNFYFTTSGNLEPQMKGQNIVFSGKDAISYSGMKAWDANGKKISCAMKISDDKLVWTIDDTSAEYPITIDPTISSIKELSNEGLVQKDYFGGAVAVSKDTIMVSALNHAVNGTNYAGIVYVFSKDEGGTDNWGLSQKLAPEQPFEYGSFGNSLSISDNIAVIGALRENYIGAAYVYSKDNNGKWALDPEYGTNGRIAPPLDGSLRFGSSVSISEGTIAIGAPSYKEDHTYSVGIAFIYKAGDSEPKTIKYYDHSYQAEANSFFGASISVSHDTLAVGAYGIGKVFIFSRQGDTWRRTAEISGNESDIYFGYAVSVNNGTLAISAPGRVNISSSEEKGSVYLYNDKNGQWQLTQKVVALTDSGEVESDVTHFGQSVSVHGSKLVVGAPGKLADRHTSGKAYIFFKRIEADGGINWRPFQKIYPENSINSANHNLGSSVSIYDNIVVAGEPSPNEGQSQSGVGLAFVCQIPEDSDSDGLKDSWEQGYFGNLDQTADGDYDNDGVSNYDEFLEDTNPANAEDFPKGAVLDITATIKVGEDVTSIVVYVDGKPCETSFTDLGNGQYSIEYTLPYGTSPTEPFYIKVNDKFSGDPSSTSIIIKKDTINMVPVFHLLLG, from the coding sequence ATGTTTTTTATTGCTCCCTATAAGTTAAAATCACCACAACTACTAATTTTGCTACTCATCATTTTACTTGCTGCAACAAATTCATTCGCAGCCATTAGCAAAGCAACTAATGAAAAGAACAGACTGGACAAAACCACTTCTACAAAAATTTTCAATCATCTCAGGCAGAATCTCTGTAATTTCAAGAAAAATGCTAACGGCAAAATCTATTCTTCAACTATTGATGGAGACCTTGTGTTTGAATCAAATTCAGCTTCAGCTGTATTAAAAAACGGTAAAAGCTGGTTCGGCCTTAATCTCAGTGGTTACGGCCGTGACACCCAAATATCCCAAACAATTGCCCCACGCATAACTTCATCCGGAACGACCTTAAACAAAACATATAAGAATATTACCGAGTGGTATAAAAACAAAGGTACAAATATAGAGCATGGGCTGGTACTGAACAAAAAACCATGTGGAAACGGAAACCTGAATTTCTATTTCACAACATCCGGGAACCTTGAGCCGCAGATGAAAGGTCAAAATATAGTTTTCAGCGGCAAAGATGCAATCAGCTATTCAGGCATGAAGGCATGGGATGCCAATGGTAAAAAAATTTCCTGCGCTATGAAAATCAGTGATGATAAACTTGTTTGGACCATTGATGACACTTCTGCCGAATATCCCATAACTATTGACCCCACTATTTCATCCATAAAAGAACTTTCCAATGAAGGTCTTGTCCAGAAGGACTATTTTGGCGGGGCAGTTGCCGTTTCTAAAGACACTATAATGGTCTCAGCCTTAAATCATGCAGTTAACGGAACTAACTACGCAGGAATAGTCTATGTTTTTTCAAAAGATGAGGGTGGCACGGACAATTGGGGTTTATCCCAGAAACTGGCTCCAGAACAACCATTTGAATACGGCTCTTTTGGAAATAGTCTGAGTATTTCGGATAATATTGCTGTCATTGGTGCTTTGAGAGAAAATTATATCGGCGCAGCTTATGTCTATAGTAAAGATAATAACGGTAAATGGGCGCTGGACCCTGAATATGGAACAAACGGCAGAATAGCTCCACCCTTGGATGGTTCTCTGCGCTTTGGATCAAGTGTTTCAATCAGTGAAGGAACTATAGCTATAGGAGCTCCATCCTATAAAGAAGATCACACTTATTCAGTCGGCATCGCTTTTATCTATAAGGCTGGAGACTCAGAACCAAAGACCATAAAATATTATGATCACAGTTATCAGGCAGAAGCTAATTCATTTTTCGGAGCAAGTATTTCCGTTTCACATGATACACTTGCAGTAGGAGCATACGGTATAGGTAAAGTTTTCATTTTCAGCAGACAGGGAGATACATGGAGACGCACTGCTGAAATCAGTGGAAACGAATCAGATATATACTTTGGATATGCAGTAAGTGTGAACAACGGGACGCTGGCAATTTCCGCACCGGGTCGTGTAAACATTTCTAGTTCTGAGGAAAAAGGATCTGTATATCTCTACAATGACAAGAATGGACAGTGGCAGCTGACTCAAAAAGTGGTTGCCTTGACTGACTCTGGGGAAGTTGAATCTGACGTTACCCATTTTGGTCAGAGTGTTTCTGTTCACGGGAGTAAACTTGTGGTTGGAGCTCCTGGTAAATTAGCAGACAGACATACATCAGGTAAAGCCTATATATTCTTCAAAAGAATTGAAGCTGATGGGGGTATAAATTGGCGGCCATTCCAGAAAATATATCCTGAAAACTCGATCAACTCCGCTAACCATAATTTAGGATCAAGTGTCTCGATATATGATAATATAGTTGTAGCAGGAGAACCAAGTCCAAATGAGGGACAATCTCAAAGTGGAGTTGGTTTGGCCTTTGTATGCCAGATACCTGAAGACTCTGATTCAGACGGCCTCAAAGATTCATGGGAACAAGGCTATTTTGGAAATCTGGATCAGACTGCTGACGGAGACTATGATAACGATGGTGTGAGCAACTATGATGAATTTTTAGAAGATACAAACCCGGCAAATGCTGAGGACTTCCCTAAAGGTGCTGTGCTAGATATCACTGCAACAATAAAAGTAGGCGAAGATGTAACGTCAATTGTTGTATATGTTGATGGAAAACCATGTGAAACATCTTTCACTGACCTTGGTAACGGTCAATATTCTATAGAATACACACTCCCATACGGAACTTCACCGACTGAACCTTTCTATATTAAAGTAAACGATAAATTCAGCGGCGATCCTTCTTCAACATCTATAATCATAAAAAAAGACACCATAAACATGGTCCCGGTATTTCATTTACTACTGGGGTAG
- a CDS encoding glycosyltransferase, which yields MNIAFVNSTHKWGGVKSWVVSFAEQLKLRGNNVYIWGRQPAFVEKCREKAGHGEEAWFGPDFNPVAIAKFIYEFKIKKIDVVIINVGKDLTTAGIAAKLLGIPLVQRIGLPEDIPYTKKVDFLHNWIKPLFLCPCEYIRDGFVKSLPYIKKSDTKVVLNGKIFSEHKLTVNRPLTFICTSQLNKGKGHEDVLNALARFQFDFKCIILGTGNIEKELHELCDSLGLADKIEWIGFTKDVSKYLRMADVFVLPSYFEGLPNTLLEAMAEGLLPISRDVGGICEVWPDAFSDFLLPFKSGAAEFEAAFEKVLNMSDEQILAVKEFSRKNCNDRFFLPEKVEELENWLLHDVIGT from the coding sequence ATGAATATTGCATTTGTAAACTCAACCCATAAATGGGGTGGGGTAAAATCATGGGTCGTAAGTTTTGCGGAACAACTTAAACTCCGTGGAAATAATGTTTATATCTGGGGCAGACAGCCAGCATTTGTAGAAAAATGCAGAGAGAAAGCAGGACACGGGGAAGAGGCATGGTTTGGACCTGATTTTAATCCAGTTGCAATTGCTAAATTTATTTATGAATTTAAAATTAAAAAGATAGATGTAGTTATTATTAATGTTGGTAAGGACCTGACCACTGCTGGAATTGCTGCAAAGCTTCTTGGTATACCTTTGGTCCAAAGAATAGGTTTACCAGAGGATATTCCATATACCAAGAAGGTAGATTTTCTGCACAATTGGATTAAGCCCCTTTTTTTGTGTCCATGTGAATATATACGTGACGGATTTGTGAAGAGTCTTCCATATATAAAAAAGTCTGATACTAAGGTTGTATTAAATGGAAAGATATTTTCCGAACATAAACTTACAGTAAATAGGCCATTAACATTTATATGTACTTCACAGCTGAACAAAGGCAAAGGGCATGAGGATGTATTAAACGCACTTGCCAGATTTCAGTTTGATTTCAAATGTATTATTCTTGGTACCGGAAATATTGAAAAAGAACTTCATGAACTTTGCGACTCATTAGGATTAGCTGATAAAATTGAGTGGATAGGCTTCACTAAAGATGTTTCAAAATATTTGCGCATGGCGGATGTGTTTGTGCTTCCTTCATATTTTGAGGGATTGCCGAATACGTTGCTTGAAGCCATGGCAGAAGGATTACTACCCATATCAAGAGATGTTGGTGGGATTTGTGAAGTCTGGCCGGATGCTTTTAGTGATTTTCTGCTGCCATTTAAATCCGGAGCTGCAGAATTTGAAGCAGCTTTTGAAAAGGTTCTAAATATGTCTGATGAGCAGATTCTAGCGGTAAAAGAATTTTCCCGTAAGAACTGTAATGATAGGTTTTTCTTGCCAGAAAAAGTTGAAGAACTTGAGAATTGGCTTTTGCATGATGTAATTGGTACATAA
- a CDS encoding Gfo/Idh/MocA family oxidoreductase, whose protein sequence is MSKLKIAVIGSGYWGKNLIRNYDRIRALKTICDTNLEKLANFKEQYPQVEATTDYTTVLNDQDIDGIVIATPAETHFMLAKEALLAGKHVYVEKPLVLNEGEAEELIALAKDKKLILMVGHLLQFHPIFIKLRELACSGDLGRINYIYSNRLNLGKIRREENILWSFAPHDISMILSLLNEEPEKVIATGGNFLHKKIADVTTTHMSFPSGAKAHIFVSWLHPFKEQKLVVVGDNKMAVFDDTLPWDEKLLLYPHKVEWENNIPIPAKAEAEKVEVLQDEPLFMECKHFLDCMESGKPPRTDGEEGLRVLKVLNASQKSLNEQSREVFISPSSKENPVNIHRTAVVDADVNIGEGTKIWHFSHVLGGTTIGKNCNIGQNVVAGPHVKIGNGCKIQNNVSIYKGVTLEDDVFCGPSMVFTNVFNPRAHVARMNEIRETVVKKGATLGANCTIVCGNEIGQYALVGAGAVVTKNVPNFALMVGNPAHRIGWVCKCGEILPSSLECLRCNSKYEENNENNLTLCE, encoded by the coding sequence ATGAGTAAACTAAAAATTGCAGTTATAGGCTCTGGCTATTGGGGTAAAAACCTGATCCGCAACTACGATCGCATAAGAGCACTCAAGACTATCTGCGACACAAACTTAGAAAAGCTTGCCAATTTTAAAGAACAATACCCTCAAGTAGAAGCCACTACAGACTATACAACAGTCTTAAACGATCAAGACATTGACGGAATTGTAATTGCAACTCCAGCAGAAACACACTTCATGCTTGCTAAAGAAGCCTTACTTGCAGGTAAACACGTCTATGTGGAAAAACCTCTCGTTTTAAATGAAGGTGAAGCAGAAGAACTTATTGCCCTTGCGAAAGATAAAAAACTTATCCTGATGGTTGGCCACCTTCTACAATTCCATCCAATTTTTATTAAACTAAGAGAACTAGCATGTTCAGGCGATCTTGGACGTATAAATTATATTTATTCCAACCGATTAAATTTAGGTAAAATCAGACGCGAAGAAAACATTCTATGGTCTTTCGCTCCTCATGATATCTCTATGATTTTGTCACTTCTAAATGAAGAACCTGAAAAGGTCATCGCAACTGGCGGCAATTTTCTGCACAAAAAAATTGCCGATGTAACCACTACCCACATGTCTTTTCCTTCTGGAGCAAAAGCTCATATTTTTGTTTCATGGCTTCATCCATTTAAGGAGCAAAAATTAGTTGTTGTAGGTGACAACAAAATGGCTGTTTTTGACGACACTCTGCCATGGGATGAAAAACTTCTGCTTTACCCGCACAAAGTAGAATGGGAAAACAACATTCCAATTCCGGCAAAGGCTGAAGCAGAAAAGGTCGAAGTTTTACAAGACGAACCTTTATTTATGGAGTGCAAACATTTTCTAGACTGCATGGAGTCTGGCAAGCCCCCTAGAACTGATGGAGAAGAGGGATTGCGCGTTCTTAAGGTTCTCAATGCTAGTCAAAAGTCGCTTAATGAACAAAGTAGAGAAGTGTTTATCAGTCCAAGTTCCAAGGAAAATCCTGTAAATATACATAGAACGGCTGTAGTTGACGCTGATGTAAATATTGGAGAAGGAACTAAAATCTGGCACTTTTCTCATGTTCTAGGTGGAACGACTATAGGTAAAAACTGTAATATAGGACAAAATGTTGTTGCTGGACCACATGTAAAAATTGGAAATGGATGTAAAATTCAGAACAATGTATCGATCTACAAGGGTGTAACTCTTGAGGATGATGTTTTCTGCGGCCCTTCTATGGTTTTCACCAATGTGTTTAACCCTCGTGCTCATGTTGCCCGTATGAATGAAATCCGTGAAACTGTAGTTAAAAAAGGAGCCACTCTCGGAGCTAACTGCACCATTGTCTGTGGAAATGAAATAGGTCAATATGCTCTCGTCGGAGCCGGTGCAGTGGTAACAAAAAATGTGCCCAATTTTGCACTGATGGTTGGCAATCCTGCTCACAGAATAGGATGGGTATGTAAGTGCGGAGAAATTCTGCCCAGCTCTCTAGAATGTCTTCGCTGTAATTCAAAATACGAAGAAAATAATGAAAATAACCTGACTCTTTGCGAATAG